The nucleotide sequence TCTTTAAAACAAGCCACTACTTAAGCCTTAAAGAACTAAAGGAGATTGAGGAACTTGGTAAGGAAGAGCCGATACTTTACTTATACTTGGGAGACTACCTAAGGGAGAATGAGCTCTACAAAGGAGCTCTCTTTTACTATCAGCTTGCAATAAGGTACGGGATAAAGGAAGCAAGAATCGGTTCAGCCGTTAGCCTCTTTAAGTTAGGAAACAGAAAACTTGCAGTTTCAATCCTTAAAGAAGAGTTTAGAAAGGGTAAAAAAGAGGCTGCCAACGTACTGGGAGAACTTTTACTTGAGGAAGCATCCTCTGTAGGTAAGGGAAATTGTTTACTAATAAGCGAATCGGACCCGGAGGAGTTCTTAAGAAGGAGAATTAAACAAATTAAGGAAAAAGCCAGGTTATATAAGGAAGCGTATAGCTGGTTTATAAAAGCAAACAATAGAAGGAAAGCCAAAGAGAGCTTTTACCTGTACGAAGTTTACTCTCTGAAAAAAAGGGCTCCCCTCCCCAGAGGAAACTTCACAGTTCAAGAACTAAAGAGGCTGTGCAGAAAGGGAAACTTCTGGGCAGAATACTTACTATCCCAGAGGATAAAAACCCCCACTTCAAAGGCCGCCTCTATCCTTTACGAAAAGCTATTTAACTATCCAGCTTACCTTGAGGGAAGATAAAGGGCAATTTAAATTCACCTTTAAGTTCTCTGACACTAATCTTCATAAGTGCCTTTAGGTTTACCCCGTCATAAGGGATAATCTTAAAAGAGTAATTTAAACTGCCGACAATCAAACCATTTTTCCTCATAACATACCTTATTCTTGAAAGAATTTTCTGAATGTTCACCCCTTCCGCAGGAGGCTTAGAAGTAACAACCGCAACAGAATAGATGTTCTCAGACAAACTGGCTACAAGGTCATAGGATCTAAAGCTTTTAACCAAGTCTACCTCAAAATTCTTTCTCTTCTCCTCAGACAGATAAAGAACTCTGAAGAAAACAAGAACTATCTTTTCCCTCTCCCTTACACACTTTACAACTTCCCTTGATAAGCTCTTTAGGAATTCCTCTGAACTCCTTATTATCCTGTTGCTCGGATCCTCAAACTTGAACAAAAAAGGGTAGGAATCCCTTCTATCCTTAAACAGATGATCCCTCAAAGCCTCCATCTCTCCCTCCTAAAAAAGTATCGTACACTCTTTCATTGTATAGAAGAACAGAAACCTTACCTTTAAACCTTTTAAAAACTTCAAAGAGAAATCAGTTTTAAACTTACAGTTGCTTTTCATTCCCCGAAAGTACAAAATCAACCATCTCTTTAAGTACATGAAACTTACCACTCTTAGCTGCCTCAACCAGAGGCGTAATGCCTTGGGAATCCTTCTCATCAAGACTTGCACCTGCTTCCAGCAGAACCCTAACTACCTTGGCAGAATCGCTTGAGGCGGCATAGTGAAGGGGTGTCTTCTTAAGTATATCCTCAGGAGACGGATTAACTCCGGCCTCTATGAGAAAACGGGCAAACTTTGATGCGCCAAACATACCGCAGAAGTGGAGTGGCGTTTTTCCAAAGTTATCCTTAAAATCAAGATAGGCTCCCGCTTCAACTAAAACTTTGGCAGTTTCAATATCATCACTCTTTGAAACAAGGTGGATAGGAAGCCTTCCAAAGTTATCTTTCTGGTTTACAGGAACTCCCTTTTCTACCAGGAAAGCGGCGCACTTTGGAGCTCCAAGGGCCGCAGCATAGTGAAGCAACGTCTGCCCCTCCTTCCCTAACTGGTTTAAAGAAAGACGGCCACTTTCAATTAGAGCCTTTAGAAAACCTACCCTGTCCGACTTCAAAATTGACTTAACAAGAGGACTTTCAGGAGTAAAACCTGAGCCAATGTAATCTGTAAAGGTGGAAAAGAGCTCCTCATCTCCAACTTCCATTACGTAGTCAAGGGGGGTCTTTCCCGAAGAGTCGGCTTCGCTGATAAGGTCAGGAGAAGACTCCATGAGAGACGAAACTGCATCCCTGTTTCCCGACATAACGGCAAGATGAAGGGGAGTCCTGCCCTCAACATCCTTTAAACTAACGTCAGCTCCTTTTTCAAGGAGCAAATTTAATACTTTACTGCTCTTTGAGATAACGGCAAGGTGGAGGGGAGTTTGCCCCTGGTTATCCGTAACGTTTAAATCGGCCCCTCTCTCAACCAGAATGTTGGCAACCTCAAAACTGTCCTTCGGAGCGCAAAGGTGAAGAGGAGTTTTCCCTCCCTTATCCTTAAGGTTAACGTCAGCTCCGCTATCAATCAACATCTGTGAAACTTCAGGGCCGTTGATAAAAGCAGAAATGTGAAGGGGAGAAACCATGTGAGGGTCTAAAACGTTAGGGTCTGCTCCTGCCTTTAGGAGAATCTCCACCAATTCCGGACTGTTAAGCTCACAGGCGTAGTGTAAGGGAGTTCTTCCAACTTCATCGGCCCTTTTAATGTCAGCACCTGAAAGTATAAGCTTCCTAACGCTCTCAGGCTGGTTCTTCAAGACGGCATAGTGGAGTGGAGTCCTTCCCTTCTTATTCTCCCTGTTTACGTCAGCCCCGCTGCTCAAGAGAAACTGCAGAACCTCTAAACTACCGTTTGCAGCAGCGTAGTGAAGAGGAGTTCCTCCAAACACATCTTCCGCCTCAATCTGTGCTCCAGCCTCAAGGAGGGCCTTAACCACTTCAACTGCGTTAATGGCAGCAGCGTGGTGAAGCGGAGTCTTCCCTTCTCCTCCCCTCTCATTGGGATTAAAACCTTCCCCAATCAAGAGCTTAAGGGAGTTGACTGACTTTGAAACTGCAGCCTCAATTAAAAGCCCCTTATCCTTCAGCTCACCTTTTGAATCCCCTTTAAGGAGGAGCTGAAGGATTTCAACGTTGTCGTTGGCTACTGCGTAATGGGCCGGAGTCCTGCCTAAGCTGTCAACTTCAGAAACCGAAGCTCCATAAGAGATGAGGAGTTCAACCAAGTCCTTAAAGTTCCTTGAAACTGCATAGTGGAGTGGCGTCTTTCCTAGCTTATCCTTACTTCCAGGATCAGCTCCCAAATCAAGGAGGGCTCTGACAACGTCAAGGTCTCCAACGTTTACAGCATAGTGAATCGGGTAGAGGTTATCGTTATCCGGAATGTCCTTAAGAAAAAACAGCTCCTTAACCAGAAAAAGGTTCCTGTTATTAACCGCTTTGTGCAGGGCAGTTTGCCCCCTTAAGTCCCTCTCCTTTACTTCTGCTCCCTTTTCAATTAAGAAGAGAACTGAGCTCTGCGCGTCCTTTTCAGCCGCAAAGATTAAAGGTGTGTACCCAAGAGAATCCTTATAGTTTAGGTCTGCGCCTGATGAAATAAGCAGGGTCATAGTTTCCGGTTTTGACTTAGCAGCAGCGTAAAAGAGGGGAGTCCTACCCTTCTTATCGGGTATATCAGGGTTCTCTACCTTACCGATTAAGAGCTTAAGAACCTCTAAGCTCCCTGCACTTGCAGCGTAGTGGAGGGGAGTCCTTCCCTCCTCATCAACAGAATCGGGTTGAGCTCCGAGGGAGAGTAACTTCTGGGCTGCCTCAACAGAGTTGGCGGCTGCAGCGTAGTGAAGAGGAGTTCTGCCCTTCTTATCCCTTTCGTCAAGTGAGAGGCCCAGCTTAACGAGGAGTTCAACGATTTCAGCAGCGTTAGACTTGGCTGCAAGGTGGAGGAAAGACTGTCCCTTTTCGTTAACTGTAAACGGGTTTTCTCCCTTACGAACTCCTTCTGAAAAGAGGTTTATGTCCTTTGAAAGGATTCCGCTCAATAGGAGAGAGCTCTTTTGTTTAACGCTATCCATCTATTACCTCATTAGTTATTTTACAAATTATTTTACAAATACTAAATAATACAACATACTTTACAGAAAATGGACAAACTTTTGGTTACCCATTAGGAAACAAAAGTTTCAAAAAAAAATTAAACCAAAGGATCTCTTTATTTAAACTTTAAACAAACTTTTTATTTCCTGTTTTTCTTTGATTTTTCATACCACTGAATAAGGTTTCTCTCCTCTTTTACCCTCTTTAAGTACTGTGCCAGTTCCTTCTCCGTAAAGTCCCTTCCCAGTATTCTCCTGAGGTTATCCTCTTCCTTTTTAAGCTCTTCTGTTTTCCACTTAAAGTACTTTTGAACAACGGGAGAGTAAATATCTGAAGGGTTCTTAGGCTGCCAATACCCCTTTACCATTCCCTCAACTATTAAAGCGTAGAGAGCCTTCTCTATAGCCCCTTGAAGGGCATAAAGCCCGGGTTCGTTAGTTGTTACCCCAGTCTCAAGCTGGAAGAGCCTCTTCCACTTTACGTACTTAAAGGCGTGAACGTCAAGCTCTCTAGAAAGGAGAGTTTTGGTAGCAGTCACGGTTAAGAGAACCTCTCCGGTTTTAGCGGCAATTGCCCTAAGGTAAACTGTAACCCTATCTCTCCTGAGCTGAGTAGAACCGCCAACTCCGAAGTACTTGGCTCCAAAGCCTCCTGTAACTACATCAGTGTCATAACCGATTATCCCGCCAGTTAAGATAATAGGAGCAAACTTAAGGGGTGGAAGTACATCCCCTTTAGGCTTTAAACCTTTCTTCTTAAGCTCCTGTTCTATGGAGCTCCTTATTATCCTCCTCTCAGTCAGCAGGTCCGCAAGGCTCTCCCTCTCCAGCGGGAGGAACCAGCCACTATCGTAAGCTGCTTTAATTAGAATAGATGCTGCTCCCTGAGTAACTGCAGTTGAAAAAGTACTTATATTGTTATAGACCTTGTACTGACCGGTCTGGTCCCTGAAGTTGTAAATGGCAACCGGAATAAGCTCTTTAGGGGGAGGAAGGAACTGAAGGAGACTGTGGGCCGGAGGTTCCTCATTGACAACCGGGGGTTTAACTGAGACTGGAGTTGAGGGAGCTATAGAGTTGTAGGCACAGCCGGAAGTCAAAAGGACAAGTAGCCCAAAGGCAGCAGTAAACTTAAATTTGGACATAAAATCACCCCCTCAAATGGTAGGGGTATTTTATCAAGTTAAACTTTCGTTTTCTACTTGTTATACATTGGAACTTCAACGGTAGTTTGATTTCCAGTAGTAGTATCCACTAAAATAACTTGAATATCCGTTCCTGTGGGCTTCACTTGAACTTGAAAGTTTCCTATTTCGTAAGTTCCAGGTTTAAGTTCTTCTTCACCAAAAGCAGCATCAGCTATTTTAGATGCCAGTCTGCTTAGAATTAAATACTTCAAACGGTTTTTAAAATCTTCCAGCTCTGATTCTTTCTGTTCCTCCCTTTTAGTAGGAGGATGGTATATATTCTGCTTTTCTGCCTCATTAAAGAAACCATACCAGTAGTCAGGATCTCCGCCAAAATCGGGAATTAAGAACTTGTAGGTCATAGTTGAGGAGTAAGAAGTTGAAGAAAGAAAAAACAATATAAGTCCTGATAATAATACTTTCCTCACTTTCCCTCCAAAAATTAGAATTTTTCATTCTCTGCTTTAAACTTTAAAAAATCTGTAAGCAAGTATTTAAGTACCCTCTTTGAGGCAACTACTGCCTGTCTTTGCATGTCAAAATTTGAAGTAGTCGGTTTCAACATGGAGTAATATACTATTCTCATATATATATTGTCTCCTACTTTAATGTAAATCCAACTTTGGCGAAAAGAAGGTTTTTTCTCCTCTATTATAATAAAATAGCTGTCTATTCCCTTAGGGGGTTTCCAAACCTCACTGAAGGTTTTGTAAAACTTATGTCCCCACGGAGTTTTAGTTTTATCTATTATTAAATAGTCTATATCACTGTTACTGGAACTTCCAAAAGAGGGTAAAGAAAAAGAAAAAAGAACAAATAAAGAAAATAAAATAAAGAGGAAGGGAGCTACTACCCCCTTCCTCTTTATCCTTACAGCCGAACAATAATTAGTTAACATCAACATGAACACTAGCATTCGTACCAGATACTGTCTTCTGGTATATTTTAACAACATTATCGCTAGAAGAGATAGAGATGTCAGCAAAGGCAGTATCAGATCCTTTCTGGTATACAAGAACCTGGTTGTTGTTAGCACCAGCTGCGATGCTGAGCTTAAATGTGGCAGTCAGATCAGCCTCTTGGTATAGTGCAATCTGGTTATTGCTGGCAGGATCACTGGAAGTTCCAATGTCTATATCCATTTTAGCTGCTCCGGCACTTGCAATCTGAGTTAAACCTTCATCAGCATCAAATTTTAGGTCATCAACGCCGGAGACAGAACTTGGATTATCAAGAGCAACGATCTTGTTGCTGTCACCGTGGATGAAGATATCAGTATCAACTCCCTGTCCCTTAATCTCGTCAACACGAATTAGGTTCTTATTTCCTGTAATGGAAGTCTTAAAGCTAAGGGTTTCGCTATCTTTAGTATTGTCAATCTTCTCAACAATAACTTTGTTTTCATCTCCCGAAATGTCCATAGCAAGAGTAGCATCTTTCTCTGAATCAACATCCTTAAAGGTTACAGTGTTTGATGTTCCTACAATGTCAAGGGTATCATCGCTGTAACCCTTAACTGTTAAGTTACCATCAACACTTCCACCTAAAATCTGGAAGACGTTTGTTCCATCCCCATTATTGTCCATGTTAATCTTAGCCGTAAGTTTTCCATCTACAGTAAGGTCATCAATAATAACTTTGTTAGCTCCTGAGGCCTTGTCGTTATCCTGAGTAATTGTAATATTAGCTTCTCCTACGCTAACTTCTTGAGAGTTTGCTATTACAACGCTGTTAGTACCGTCACCTTTCTGAGTAATGTCAAGGGTAATATCACCACTTGTTGACTTGAAGGCTGTTGAATCATCCACACCTAGAGTAATTGTGTCCTTATTACCCTCTTGATCAGCATTTAGAGTAAAGGCTGAGTTACTGTTAACGTTCTTAATTTCAATAGTTCCTTCTGTTCCGGTCTGAGTAATACCTAAGTCGGCATTAGCTCCAGTTACAAGCCTGTTAACTATGAGCTTATCAGCTCCGTTCTGCTCCATAGCTTTAGAATCATCATTATAAGCGTGAACGCTTAAATCTCCTCCAACATCAACACCTGTTGAGTCAACACCTGTTGAGTCTGAACCGAAGTAAGCTTCGTTACCACCTCCGTGTTGCCACATATTAATTGAAATAGAACCGTCCGCTTCAATCTTGGAGAAGTGAGTTTTGTTAACTCCATCATCCTGAGAAAGATTGATTGTTATTGATGCACCATCCTTCGTGCTCTTCACGAGACCGAGGTAAGTCTCATCTTTTCCATCTTGTGAAAGGCTTACAGTAATATCTCCATTATTAGAGATCACGCTTGGAGAACCTGCAGGAGCATCTGAAAGTGTCTCCTTAACGAACTTGTTATCTCCACCGGACTGCTTAATAGTAACCTTAACAGTTCCCTTAGCGTTGTTTTCAAATTTTGAGTAATCGCTCTCATCTGCAGTCTTGAAGACTAACTTAGCATTATTAGCACCAATCTGGTTGTTACCATCGTGCTGAAAACCGTAGAGGTAAGTGTTCTTACCGGCTTCAATAACATAAGCTTTGTTTGGGCTGTCTTTTGCACTCTTTTGCTCAAACTTCTTATCTGATTCATTTTCGCTCTTAGCTACATTAGCTTCTCCTGAGTAGTGCTGTTCTACAACAAGCTCATCCTGAGTTGCCGCATTGGCCAATCCTGCGTAGGATACTCCTCCTACCGCTAGGAGCGCTAGTGATGTTTTGAGTAGCTTCCTGACTCCCATGATACCTCCTCCTTTGGTTGGTTTTATGATTTAGCTTCTGTGATTAAGTATAGGGAGGAGGTAGAGGGAGGAGTTACTTTTTCAGTTTAAGTTGAGGAAAATTTTTGTTTTAACCGATAGTTTCTTTTTCTTTAACCTAAAGTTTGTTCTTTTTTACCTATTCAATTTTGTTGGCAGTAATTATACAATTTTTTTCTCAATCTGTCAAGTAAGTATGGCTAACAGCAGCAACTGTGATGTTCATAATAATAGTTCTCATTACTTAATTGTCAACCTCTGACTCTGAAGAAAAAAAAGAAAATAAAAAGGGGGCCTAAAAGGCCCCTTTTATGCTGGAAGTGAGAAAGGAGTCTATAGGTTAACCTGCTTAACCTCTAAGATTTCAGGAATCTCTTTAATTTCC is from Thermovibrio guaymasensis and encodes:
- a CDS encoding curli assembly protein CsgF → MRKVLLSGLILFFLSSTSYSSTMTYKFLIPDFGGDPDYWYGFFNEAEKQNIYHPPTKREEQKESELEDFKNRLKYLILSRLASKIADAAFGEEELKPGTYEIGNFQVQVKPTGTDIQVILVDTTTGNQTTVEVPMYNK
- a CDS encoding curli production assembly/transport protein CsgE, with protein sequence MLMLTNYCSAVRIKRKGVVAPFLFILFSLFVLFSFSLPSFGSSSNSDIDYLIIDKTKTPWGHKFYKTFSEVWKPPKGIDSYFIIIEEKKPSFRQSWIYIKVGDNIYMRIVYYSMLKPTTSNFDMQRQAVVASKRVLKYLLTDFLKFKAENEKF
- a CDS encoding tetratricopeptide repeat protein; this encodes MSRLAGKALTLLPLLLFSCSSPPLTYQQISTCSVEAKRLNEVEKLADKGFGEAQLCAGKLLLKEGKSTKARKYLLKAFKQLSGRKRGEAAYLVGKTYLMEKKVNRGRSWFFKAIENGYPNREFFKTSHYLSLKELKEIEELGKEEPILYLYLGDYLRENELYKGALFYYQLAIRYGIKEARIGSAVSLFKLGNRKLAVSILKEEFRKGKKEAANVLGELLLEEASSVGKGNCLLISESDPEEFLRRRIKQIKEKARLYKEAYSWFIKANNRRKAKESFYLYEVYSLKKRAPLPRGNFTVQELKRLCRKGNFWAEYLLSQRIKTPTSKAASILYEKLFNYPAYLEGR
- a CDS encoding ankyrin repeat domain-containing protein, with product MDSVKQKSSLLLSGILSKDINLFSEGVRKGENPFTVNEKGQSFLHLAAKSNAAEIVELLVKLGLSLDERDKKGRTPLHYAAAANSVEAAQKLLSLGAQPDSVDEEGRTPLHYAASAGSLEVLKLLIGKVENPDIPDKKGRTPLFYAAAKSKPETMTLLISSGADLNYKDSLGYTPLIFAAEKDAQSSVLFLIEKGAEVKERDLRGQTALHKAVNNRNLFLVKELFFLKDIPDNDNLYPIHYAVNVGDLDVVRALLDLGADPGSKDKLGKTPLHYAVSRNFKDLVELLISYGASVSEVDSLGRTPAHYAVANDNVEILQLLLKGDSKGELKDKGLLIEAAVSKSVNSLKLLIGEGFNPNERGGEGKTPLHHAAAINAVEVVKALLEAGAQIEAEDVFGGTPLHYAAANGSLEVLQFLLSSGADVNRENKKGRTPLHYAVLKNQPESVRKLILSGADIKRADEVGRTPLHYACELNSPELVEILLKAGADPNVLDPHMVSPLHISAFINGPEVSQMLIDSGADVNLKDKGGKTPLHLCAPKDSFEVANILVERGADLNVTDNQGQTPLHLAVISKSSKVLNLLLEKGADVSLKDVEGRTPLHLAVMSGNRDAVSSLMESSPDLISEADSSGKTPLDYVMEVGDEELFSTFTDYIGSGFTPESPLVKSILKSDRVGFLKALIESGRLSLNQLGKEGQTLLHYAAALGAPKCAAFLVEKGVPVNQKDNFGRLPIHLVSKSDDIETAKVLVEAGAYLDFKDNFGKTPLHFCGMFGASKFARFLIEAGVNPSPEDILKKTPLHYAASSDSAKVVRVLLEAGASLDEKDSQGITPLVEAAKSGKFHVLKEMVDFVLSGNEKQL
- a CDS encoding CsgG/HfaB family protein is translated as MSKFKFTAAFGLLVLLTSGCAYNSIAPSTPVSVKPPVVNEEPPAHSLLQFLPPPKELIPVAIYNFRDQTGQYKVYNNISTFSTAVTQGAASILIKAAYDSGWFLPLERESLADLLTERRIIRSSIEQELKKKGLKPKGDVLPPLKFAPIILTGGIIGYDTDVVTGGFGAKYFGVGGSTQLRRDRVTVYLRAIAAKTGEVLLTVTATKTLLSRELDVHAFKYVKWKRLFQLETGVTTNEPGLYALQGAIEKALYALIVEGMVKGYWQPKNPSDIYSPVVQKYFKWKTEELKKEEDNLRRILGRDFTEKELAQYLKRVKEERNLIQWYEKSKKNRK